In Chitinivorax sp. PXF-14, a single window of DNA contains:
- a CDS encoding pilus assembly protein PilP, whose protein sequence is MPTWLGIGTLALCGLLTACAGEEFGDLKQWMDDSSKSLVGKVEPLPEVKPYEPYIYNAFNLTDPFSPIKLKMERGKASAFAPDTNRPKEPLESFDLEKLKMVGTLERDKAIYALIRTPEPDKTMYRVKVGNYIGQNFGLITSITETEVKLKEIVEDSNGDWVERTSSIVLDETQQEKK, encoded by the coding sequence ATGCCTACTTGGCTGGGTATCGGCACCTTGGCGCTGTGTGGCCTGCTGACCGCTTGTGCCGGGGAAGAGTTCGGCGACCTCAAGCAGTGGATGGACGACAGCAGCAAGTCGTTGGTGGGGAAGGTCGAACCGCTTCCCGAAGTCAAACCCTACGAGCCTTACATCTACAATGCCTTCAATCTGACCGATCCGTTCAGTCCGATTAAGCTCAAGATGGAGCGTGGCAAGGCAAGCGCCTTTGCTCCCGACACCAACAGGCCTAAGGAACCTCTCGAGTCGTTTGATCTCGAGAAACTGAAGATGGTTGGGACGCTGGAGCGGGACAAGGCAATTTATGCATTGATCAGGACGCCGGAGCCGGACAAAACGATGTACCGGGTCAAGGTTGGCAACTATATCGGGCAGAATTTCGGCCTCATCACTTCGATCACCGAGACCGAAGTCAAGCTCAAGGAGATCGTCGAGGACAGCAATGGGGATTGGGTAGAGAGGACCAGTTCTATCGTGCTCGATGAGACACAACAGGAGAAAAAATAA
- a CDS encoding pilus assembly protein PilM yields MKILDFLKPKSPPLIGVDISSSAVKMVELSHNGKAYSIERYVVEPLPKDAVTDGNIVNLEAVGEAVKRAWRLMGTRIKSVALALPSAAVITKKITVASSQNENELELQVETEANQYIPFALDEVNLDFQVLGPSPATPDEVEVLVAASRKEKVEDRVAAVESAGLKAVVMDVESFATLTAYELIQRQLPGDGENQVVAIVDIGSTMMHINVVRNGQQIYFREQAFGGNQLTQDIQRRYNLSSEEAEAAKRSGGLPENYEPEVLQPFMDGLALEVSRALQFFYTSTQFNKVDHILLAGGCGSIHGLDEVVANRTQVGTMIANPFLNMTQSSRIKPRQLLLDAPALLIACGLALRRFDA; encoded by the coding sequence TTGAAAATCCTCGATTTCCTGAAGCCGAAATCGCCGCCGTTGATAGGAGTGGACATCAGCTCTTCTGCCGTGAAAATGGTCGAGCTGAGCCACAACGGCAAGGCGTATAGCATCGAGCGCTACGTGGTCGAGCCGCTGCCCAAGGACGCCGTGACTGACGGAAATATCGTCAATCTGGAGGCAGTGGGCGAGGCCGTCAAGCGTGCCTGGCGCCTGATGGGGACACGTATCAAGAGCGTGGCCCTGGCCTTGCCGTCGGCTGCGGTCATTACCAAGAAAATCACGGTCGCCTCCAGCCAGAACGAAAACGAACTGGAATTGCAGGTCGAGACTGAGGCAAATCAGTACATTCCTTTTGCGCTCGACGAGGTGAATCTTGATTTCCAGGTACTGGGGCCATCGCCCGCCACACCTGATGAAGTCGAGGTGCTGGTGGCTGCATCGCGCAAGGAAAAGGTCGAAGACCGTGTTGCCGCCGTTGAATCGGCCGGCCTCAAGGCTGTCGTCATGGATGTCGAGTCGTTCGCAACCTTGACCGCCTATGAGCTGATCCAGCGCCAGTTGCCTGGTGATGGCGAGAACCAGGTGGTGGCGATTGTCGATATTGGCTCGACGATGATGCACATCAACGTCGTCCGCAACGGGCAGCAAATCTATTTCCGGGAACAGGCTTTCGGCGGCAACCAGCTGACGCAGGATATCCAGCGCCGCTACAACCTGTCGTCGGAAGAGGCGGAAGCCGCCAAGCGCAGCGGTGGCCTGCCAGAAAACTACGAACCCGAGGTCCTGCAGCCGTTCATGGACGGCCTGGCGCTGGAGGTATCTCGCGCTTTGCAATTCTTCTACACGTCCACACAGTTCAATAAAGTCGACCACATTCTTCTCGCCGGCGGTTGTGGCAGCATCCATGGCCTCGATGAAGTGGTGGCGAACCGTACACAAGTGGGCACCATGATTGCCAATCCCTTCCTCAATATGACGCAATCCAGCCGCATCAAGCCGCGCCAGTTGCTGCTCGATGCCCCGGCGCTGTTGATCGCCTGTGGCCTTGCCCTGCGGAGGTTTGACGCATGA
- a CDS encoding type 4a pilus biogenesis protein PilO has protein sequence MTLDELRQLDPKDIGNWPLPVQLGSLVIIISLVLGLGYWQVWSGQLDDLEVGRTDEAKLKETFLDKKGKAVNLDAYKQQLYEIEQSFGAMLKQLPKKSEIDALLTEVNQVGLGRGLQFILFKPGPEIKTTEMAELPVEVRVGGSYHDFAAFASDIAQLSRIVTLNDIEVKVPEDEKERKEYGFVLSAIAKTYRYLEPEEALAVKKAAAEKNKDKKK, from the coding sequence ATGACGCTCGACGAACTGCGACAACTCGACCCCAAGGATATCGGCAACTGGCCGTTGCCGGTTCAGTTGGGCTCACTGGTGATTATCATCTCCCTGGTGCTTGGCCTGGGGTATTGGCAGGTCTGGAGCGGTCAGCTCGACGACCTTGAGGTCGGACGGACGGACGAAGCCAAGCTCAAGGAGACCTTTCTGGACAAGAAGGGCAAGGCCGTCAACCTCGATGCATACAAGCAGCAGCTGTATGAAATCGAGCAGAGCTTCGGTGCCATGCTGAAACAGCTGCCCAAGAAGTCCGAGATCGATGCCTTGCTGACCGAGGTTAACCAGGTCGGCCTTGGCCGTGGCCTTCAGTTCATCCTGTTCAAGCCGGGGCCGGAAATCAAGACGACAGAAATGGCAGAACTCCCCGTGGAGGTTAGAGTGGGCGGGTCCTATCATGACTTTGCTGCGTTCGCCAGCGATATCGCCCAGCTCTCGCGGATCGTGACGCTCAACGACATCGAGGTGAAGGTGCCCGAGGACGAAAAGGAGCGTAAGGAATACGGCTTCGTTCTCAGCGCGATCGCCAAGACCTATCGCTACCTGGAGCCTGAAGAGGCATTGGCAGTGAAGAAGGCTGCAGCCGAGAAGAACAAGGACAAGAAGAAATGA
- a CDS encoding penicillin-binding protein 1A yields MSNRWIVYPLAALFGILLLAAGAVALLVILTYPRLPSLDTITDYKPKIPLRVYTSDGAQIGEFGEERRAFAKIEQVPQRMKQAILAAEDERFYEHGGVDFIAVTRAALSNLIPNHTRSGAGTITMQVARNFFLTREQTYSRKFNEALLAFKIEHNLSKDKILELYVNQIFLGQRAYGFAAAAQTYFGKNLDRLSTAEMAMLAGLPKAPSTFNPVANPKRAKQRQEYVLHRMLELNFINDEQYQQAVHEKLHVQRGTAIFSGNALYVAEMVRQLMFERYKEEAYTQGFKVYTTIGAAHQQAAYESVRRGLTEYDRRHGYRGPESFVELASDASDDAFEDELQKVTDADDLQPALVLAADSKQIKAYLKGGEIATVSGAGLKFAQRNLSDKVNPANRIRRGAIIRLQHDDKGQWNIVQLPQIETAFVAVDPNSGAVRALVGGFDFNRNNFNHVTQAWRQPGSSFKPFIYSSALEKGFTPQTIINDAPLVIDPATIGGQSWEPKNYDGTFSGPITMRNALTKSKNLVSIRILMSITPQYAQSYITKFGFDPKNHPPYLTMALGAGSVTPLQMAGAYSVFANGGYRVTPYFIDRIEDSRGNVLAKTQPEQAGSNAPQVIDPRNAFIMTSMMGDVVRRGTAAKAMTLGRKDLAGKTGTTNDQFDAWFAGYQRNLVAIVWMGYDQPKSLGSGETGGIAALPIWINYMGKALKGVPEYEPVVPEGVIARTFETENGGFSDYFYQEFTQTNPNLGLDSGTPSSQAQDEVKDMLF; encoded by the coding sequence ATGTCAAACCGTTGGATTGTGTATCCGCTCGCGGCGCTCTTCGGCATCCTGCTGCTGGCGGCTGGCGCGGTAGCTTTGCTGGTCATCCTGACCTACCCCAGACTCCCCTCTCTCGACACCATCACCGATTACAAGCCCAAGATTCCGCTGCGAGTCTACACCTCCGACGGCGCACAGATCGGGGAATTCGGCGAGGAGCGGCGTGCCTTCGCAAAAATCGAGCAAGTTCCGCAGCGCATGAAGCAGGCGATTCTCGCGGCGGAAGACGAACGATTCTACGAACATGGCGGCGTCGATTTCATCGCCGTGACGCGTGCTGCCCTCTCCAATCTGATTCCCAACCACACCCGCTCCGGTGCCGGCACCATCACCATGCAGGTTGCCCGCAACTTCTTCCTGACGCGGGAGCAGACCTACAGCCGTAAGTTCAACGAAGCGCTGCTAGCTTTCAAGATTGAACATAATTTGAGCAAAGACAAGATTCTGGAGCTCTACGTCAACCAGATATTTCTTGGCCAGCGTGCTTATGGCTTTGCTGCGGCGGCCCAAACCTATTTCGGCAAAAACCTCGATCGCTTGAGTACGGCCGAGATGGCAATGCTGGCCGGCCTGCCGAAAGCGCCGTCCACCTTCAATCCGGTGGCCAACCCCAAGCGTGCGAAACAGCGTCAGGAATATGTGCTGCACCGCATGCTTGAACTCAATTTCATCAACGATGAGCAATACCAGCAGGCCGTGCACGAAAAGCTTCACGTGCAGCGCGGCACGGCGATTTTCTCCGGCAATGCGCTCTATGTCGCCGAGATGGTGCGACAGTTGATGTTCGAACGTTACAAGGAAGAGGCCTACACCCAGGGCTTCAAGGTCTACACGACGATTGGCGCCGCGCACCAGCAGGCAGCCTACGAATCGGTGCGGCGCGGCCTGACCGAGTATGACCGTCGCCACGGCTATCGCGGGCCGGAGTCCTTCGTCGAGCTGGCCAGCGACGCCAGCGACGACGCCTTCGAAGACGAGCTGCAGAAGGTTACCGATGCCGATGATCTGCAGCCAGCGCTGGTGCTCGCAGCAGACAGCAAACAGATCAAGGCCTACCTGAAAGGCGGGGAAATTGCGACGGTCAGCGGGGCCGGCCTCAAATTCGCCCAGCGTAATCTGTCGGACAAGGTCAACCCGGCCAACCGTATCCGCCGCGGCGCGATCATTCGCTTGCAACACGACGACAAGGGGCAGTGGAATATTGTCCAGCTGCCGCAGATCGAGACCGCCTTCGTAGCGGTGGACCCCAATAGCGGTGCCGTCCGCGCGCTGGTGGGCGGGTTCGACTTCAACCGCAACAATTTCAATCACGTAACCCAGGCATGGCGCCAGCCAGGCTCGAGTTTCAAGCCTTTCATCTACTCGTCCGCACTCGAAAAGGGATTCACCCCGCAGACCATCATCAACGATGCGCCGCTGGTGATCGACCCGGCGACGATCGGCGGCCAGAGCTGGGAGCCGAAGAACTACGATGGCACCTTCTCCGGCCCGATCACCATGCGCAACGCGCTGACCAAGTCGAAGAATCTGGTATCGATCCGCATCCTGATGTCGATCACGCCGCAGTATGCGCAGAGCTACATCACCAAGTTCGGCTTTGACCCGAAGAACCACCCCCCCTATCTGACGATGGCGTTGGGCGCGGGCTCGGTGACTCCCCTGCAGATGGCGGGCGCCTATTCGGTATTTGCCAACGGCGGCTACCGTGTCACCCCGTATTTCATCGATCGAATCGAGGACAGCCGGGGCAATGTGCTGGCCAAGACACAGCCGGAACAGGCGGGCAGCAATGCGCCACAGGTGATCGACCCGCGCAACGCCTTCATCATGACCTCGATGATGGGCGACGTGGTGCGGCGCGGCACCGCGGCCAAGGCGATGACTCTGGGCCGCAAGGACCTCGCAGGCAAGACAGGCACCACCAACGACCAGTTCGACGCATGGTTCGCCGGCTACCAGCGCAATCTGGTTGCGATAGTCTGGATGGGCTATGATCAACCCAAGTCATTAGGCAGCGGCGAAACGGGCGGTATCGCGGCCTTGCCGATCTGGATCAACTACATGGGCAAGGCGCTCAAAGGCGTGCCCGAATACGAGCCGGTCGTGCCCGAGGGCGTGATTGCACGCACCTTCGAGACCGAGAACGGCGGCTTCTCCGACTACTTCTACCAGGAGTTCACCCAAACCAATCCTAATCTGGGTCTGGACAGCGGCACACCATCCAGCCAGGCGCAAGATGAGGTGAAAGACATGCTGTTCTGA
- a CDS encoding PilN domain-containing protein encodes MIRINLLPHREEKRKARAARFYIVAGMAAGLGILIVLAGYTVLEERINTQRSRNEFLKQEIAKLDKEISEIDVLKAKRKDLLDRKRVIEKLQANRSEVVRMLDQITRQTPDGIYYKKITQKDDVVTLNGYSLSNARVSTLMRALNDSPAFEMPNLEQIQAVRVDNQRLNEFKMNVKLKRQEEKDQKGGAKPAAKDAKK; translated from the coding sequence ATGATCCGCATAAACCTGCTTCCCCACCGGGAAGAGAAACGCAAGGCGCGCGCGGCCCGCTTCTACATCGTCGCCGGGATGGCCGCCGGGCTCGGTATCTTGATCGTCCTCGCGGGTTACACCGTGCTCGAGGAACGCATCAATACCCAGCGCAGCCGGAATGAATTCCTCAAGCAGGAAATTGCCAAGCTCGATAAGGAAATCAGCGAAATCGACGTGCTCAAGGCCAAGCGCAAGGATCTGCTCGATCGCAAGCGTGTGATCGAGAAGCTGCAGGCAAATCGCAGCGAAGTCGTTCGCATGCTTGACCAGATTACACGCCAGACGCCGGACGGGATCTACTACAAGAAGATCACACAGAAGGACGACGTGGTGACGCTCAACGGCTATTCGTTGTCCAACGCCCGTGTCTCCACGCTGATGCGTGCGCTGAATGATTCTCCTGCGTTCGAAATGCCCAACCTCGAGCAGATTCAAGCTGTCAGGGTGGACAATCAGCGGCTCAACGAGTTCAAGATGAACGTCAAACTGAAGCGTCAGGAAGAGAAGGACCAGAAGGGTGGCGCCAAGCCAGCGGCAAAGGATGCTAAGAAATGA